One genomic segment of Synchiropus splendidus isolate RoL2022-P1 chromosome 16, RoL_Sspl_1.0, whole genome shotgun sequence includes these proteins:
- the zfyve28 gene encoding lateral signaling target protein 2 homolog isoform X1 has product MNRFRKWLYKPKRTDPQLLAQFYYADEELNQVATELDSLDGRKDPQRCTLLVNQFRSCQDNVLNIINQIMDECIPGNRANRDFCVKFPEEIRHDNLAGQLWFGAECLAAGSIIMNREIESIAMRPLAKDLTRSLEEVRNITRDQALRDLNLYTDRMKEALRHFDGLFAEFELSYVSAMVPVKSPKEYYVQQEVIVLFCETVERALKLGYLTQDMIDDYEPALMFTIPRLAIVCGLVVYGEGPLNLDRKFEDMSELFRPFRTLLKKIRDLLQTLTEEELITLERSLCITQDGDLPAGPSLSTTPGPELGSSSSQSDDASSVESERMVEDQVAEVEKGWEEVEPEQEEQDLLCEEAEEAELACSMQYDEEELEQLNMMVYRVGDEMSTLLSPPSVGQSPARRLNRKEVGGASGASSCEVSPLRQPTGPGRTGVYVEEEDRVFFMEDLDAAGEAARDACRCSSSPAKESGSVKTALRNGWGPEAPTADSPCLQPRRHNARCLNGPEALSYTNGWEVGLEGSAAETAEVIAHRMGGMKLSATVIFNPRSPSLTELAVDKLLLPRPAPSEVEPCGPLVATHCLLNSCVCCGTCDDAHDDIIATETSGLASLALGLDKRSEPNAVIQSSARQLPPHEAFGKGQLPRLSPRCSGEPAGGEGHSQLCEKCLVMTQWPGRPTLDRSRGDGVSACGHQQRAEKRPPLKELDKQAGKESRQETKEESRRSSSFQNSPLSSVSGSDCDSVSVTTCSLTSSAYSPSPLSSLTPSSGMSEDPDHHEIQLALQDAKIAARNKIRSRFHSSSDLIHRLFVCISGVADQLQTNYASDLRSILKTLFEVMATKCDQAEKDKEKKSPVVLSSVLEDCALCQETVSSSELAAKAREGQFEDPPDWVPDEACSCCTTCKAPFTVIRRKHHCRSCGKIFCSRCSSHSAPLPRYGQVKPVRVCTHCYMFHVTPFYSDKAGV; this is encoded by the exons GACAACGTGTTGAACATCATAAACCAGATCATGGACGAATGTATCCCGGGCAACCGAGCCAACAGAGACTTCTGCGTCAAGTTCCCCGAGGAGATTCGTCATGACAACTTGGCAGGGCAGCTGTGGTTCGGAGCCGAG TGTCTGGCGGCCGGCTCCATCATCATGAACCGCGAGATCGAGAGCATCGCCATGAGACCTCTGGCCAAAGACCTCACACGTAGCCTGGAGGAAGTGCGCAACATCACCCGAGACCAGGCCCTGAGGGACCTCAACCTCTACACCGACCGAATGAAGGAAGCACTGCGACACTTCGACGGCCTTTTTGCAGAGTTTGAACTCAG CTATGTGTCCGCCATGGTGCCTGTCAAGTCTCCCAAAGAATATTACGTCCAGCAGGAGGTGATCGTTCTCTTCTGTGAGACAGTGGAGAG GGCGCTGAAGCTCGGCTACCTCACTCAAGACATGATCGACGACTACGAACCTGCACTAATGTTTACAATTCCTCGACTTGCCATCGTCTG CGGACTGGTGGTCTACGGGGAGGGGCCCCTGAATCTGGACAGGAAGTTTGAGGACATGTCTGAGCTCTTCCGGCCCTTTCGAACCTTGTTGAAGAAGATCAG AGACCTGCTGCAGACTCTGACCGAGGAGGAGCTGATCACGCTGGAGAGGAGCTTGTGTATCACTCAGGATGGAGACTTACCGGCCGGGCCAAGTCTGTCCACGACACCAGGGCCAGAACTTGGGTCGTCCAGCAGCCAGAGTGACGATGCCTCCTCAGTAGAGAGCGAGCGCATGGTGGAAGATCAGGTGGCCGAGGTGGAGAAGGggtgggaggaggtggagccggagcaggaggagcaggacctGCTGTGCGAGGAGGCGGAGGAAGCGGAGCTGGCCTGCTCCATGCAGTACgacgaggaggagctggagcagctcaACATGATGGTGTACCGGGTGGGAGATGAGATGTCCACCCTGTTGTCGCCCCCCAGTGTGGGTCAGTCGCCAGCTCGTCGCTTGAATAGGAAGGAGGTGGGAGGAGCCAGTGGGGCCTCCAGCTGCGAGGTGTCTCCTCTCAGGCAGCCGACGGGCCCGGGCAGGACCGGGGTGtatgtggaagaggaggaccgTGTCTTCTTCATGGAGGACCtggatgcagcaggagaggccGCACGCGATGCCTGCAGGTGCAGCAGTTCACCCGCCAAAGAATCTGGTTCAGTTAAAACAGCGCTGAGAAACGGCTGGGGCCCTGAGGCCCCCACAGCGGACTCACCGTGCTTGCAGCCCCGGCGCCACAACGCCCGCTGTCTTAACGGTCCTGAGGCACTCTCGTACACCAACGGGTGGGAGGTGGGTCTGGAGGGCTCTGCCGCAGAGACCGCCGAAGTCATCGCTCACCGCATGGGAGGGATGAAGCTGTCAGCCACCGTCATCTTCAACCCACGCTCCCCCAGCCTCACCGAGCTGGCAGTGgacaagctgctgctgccgcgGCCCGCCCCGTCCGAGGTGGAGCCTTGCGGCCCTCTGGTGGCCACTCACTGCCTGCTCAACTCCTGTGTGTGCTGCGGCACCTGCGACGATGCCCACGACGACATTATCGCCACGGAGACCAGCGGCCTGGCGAGTCTGGCTCTTGGCCTGGACAAGCGTTCAGAACCAAACGCTGTTATCCAGTCCTCAGCCAGACAGCTGCCTCCACATGAGGCCTTCGGTAAAGGACAGCTCCCCCGTCTGTCCCCGCGCTGCTCTGGAGAACCAGCCGGTGGGGAGGGCCACTCTCAGCTGTGTGAGAAGTGCCTGGTGATGACCCAGTGGCCAGGACGCCCCACTCTGGACCGCAGCCGAGGAGACGGAGTGTCGGCCTGTGgccaccagcagagggcagagAAGAGGCCACCGCTCAAGGAACTGGACAAGCAGGCTGGTAAAGAGTCCAGACAGGAGACCAAAGAGGAAAGCAGGAGGAGCTCCAG TTTCCAGAACTCCCCGTTGAGCTCTGTGTCTGGCAGTGACTGCGACAGCGTGTCGGTCACCACCTGTAGCCTGACCAGCAGCGCCTACAGTCCCAG CCCCCTCAGCAGTCTCACTCCCAGCTCGGGGATGTCCGAAGACCCGGATCACCACGAGATCCAGCTCGCCTTGCAGGACGCCAAGATTGCCGCCAGGAACAAGATCCGCTCGCgcttccacagcagcagcgACCTTATCCACCGTCTCTTTGTCTGCATATCAG GTGTTGCAGACCAGCTGCAGACCAATTACGCCAGCGACCTGCGCAGCATCCTGAAGACTCTGTTTGAGGTCATGGCCACCAAGTGTGACCAGGCAGAGAAGGAcaaggagaagaaga GCCCAGTCGTGCTCAGCTCGGTCCTGGAGGATTGCGCCCTCTGTCAGGAGACGGTTTCGTCGTCAGAATTGGCAGCTAAAGCTCGAGAGGGTCAGTTCGAAG ATCCTCCCGACTGGGTCCCAGACGaagcctgcagctgctgcaccaCCTGCAAGGCTCCGTTCACCGTCATCCGCCGGAAGCATCACTGTCGGAGCTGCGGGAAG ATCTTCTGCTCGCGCTGCTCCTCGCACTCTGCGCCGCTGCCGCGCTACGGTCAGGTGAAGCCGGTCCGGGTCTGCACTCACTGCTACATGTTCCACGTCACACCGTTCTACAGCGATAAAGCCGGAGTCTGA
- the zfyve28 gene encoding lateral signaling target protein 2 homolog isoform X2, whose translation MNRFRKWLYKPKRTDPQLLAQFYYADEELNQVATELDSLDGRKDPQRCTLLVNQFRSCQDNVLNIINQIMDECIPGNRANRDFCVKFPEEIRHDNLAGQLWFGAECLAAGSIIMNREIESIAMRPLAKDLTRSLEEVRNITRDQALRDLNLYTDRMKEALRHFDGLFAEFELSYVSAMVPVKSPKEYYVQQEVIVLFCETVERALKLGYLTQDMIDDYEPALMFTIPRLAIVCGLVVYGEGPLNLDRKFEDMSELFRPFRTLLKKIRDLLQTLTEEELITLERSLCITQDGDLPAGPSLSTTPGPELGSSSSQSDDASSVESERMVEDQVAEVEKGWEEVEPEQEEQDLLCEEAEEAELACSMQYDEEELEQLNMMVYRVGDEMSTLLSPPSVGQSPARRLNRKEVGGASGASSCEVSPLRQPTGPGRTGVYVEEEDRVFFMEDLDAAGEAARDACRCSSSPAKESGSVKTALRNGWGPEAPTADSPCLQPRRHNARCLNGPEALSYTNGWEVGLEGSAAETAEVIAHRMGGMKLSATVIFNPRSPSLTELAVDKLLLPRPAPSEVEPCGPLVATHCLLNSCVCCGTCDDAHDDIIATETSGLASLALGLDKRSEPNAVIQSSARQLPPHEAFGKGQLPRLSPRCSGEPAGGEGHSQLCEKCLVMTQWPGRPTLDRSRGDGVSACGHQQRAEKRPPLKELDKQAGKESRQETKEESRRSSSFQNSPLSSVSGSDCDSVSVTTCSLTSSAYSPSPLSSLTPSSGMSEDPDHHEIQLALQDAKIAARNKIRSRFHSSSDLIHRLFVCISGVADQLQTNYASDLRSILKTLFEVMATKCDQAEKDKEKKSPVVLSSVLEDCALCQETVSSSELAAKAREDPPDWVPDEACSCCTTCKAPFTVIRRKHHCRSCGKIFCSRCSSHSAPLPRYGQVKPVRVCTHCYMFHVTPFYSDKAGV comes from the exons GACAACGTGTTGAACATCATAAACCAGATCATGGACGAATGTATCCCGGGCAACCGAGCCAACAGAGACTTCTGCGTCAAGTTCCCCGAGGAGATTCGTCATGACAACTTGGCAGGGCAGCTGTGGTTCGGAGCCGAG TGTCTGGCGGCCGGCTCCATCATCATGAACCGCGAGATCGAGAGCATCGCCATGAGACCTCTGGCCAAAGACCTCACACGTAGCCTGGAGGAAGTGCGCAACATCACCCGAGACCAGGCCCTGAGGGACCTCAACCTCTACACCGACCGAATGAAGGAAGCACTGCGACACTTCGACGGCCTTTTTGCAGAGTTTGAACTCAG CTATGTGTCCGCCATGGTGCCTGTCAAGTCTCCCAAAGAATATTACGTCCAGCAGGAGGTGATCGTTCTCTTCTGTGAGACAGTGGAGAG GGCGCTGAAGCTCGGCTACCTCACTCAAGACATGATCGACGACTACGAACCTGCACTAATGTTTACAATTCCTCGACTTGCCATCGTCTG CGGACTGGTGGTCTACGGGGAGGGGCCCCTGAATCTGGACAGGAAGTTTGAGGACATGTCTGAGCTCTTCCGGCCCTTTCGAACCTTGTTGAAGAAGATCAG AGACCTGCTGCAGACTCTGACCGAGGAGGAGCTGATCACGCTGGAGAGGAGCTTGTGTATCACTCAGGATGGAGACTTACCGGCCGGGCCAAGTCTGTCCACGACACCAGGGCCAGAACTTGGGTCGTCCAGCAGCCAGAGTGACGATGCCTCCTCAGTAGAGAGCGAGCGCATGGTGGAAGATCAGGTGGCCGAGGTGGAGAAGGggtgggaggaggtggagccggagcaggaggagcaggacctGCTGTGCGAGGAGGCGGAGGAAGCGGAGCTGGCCTGCTCCATGCAGTACgacgaggaggagctggagcagctcaACATGATGGTGTACCGGGTGGGAGATGAGATGTCCACCCTGTTGTCGCCCCCCAGTGTGGGTCAGTCGCCAGCTCGTCGCTTGAATAGGAAGGAGGTGGGAGGAGCCAGTGGGGCCTCCAGCTGCGAGGTGTCTCCTCTCAGGCAGCCGACGGGCCCGGGCAGGACCGGGGTGtatgtggaagaggaggaccgTGTCTTCTTCATGGAGGACCtggatgcagcaggagaggccGCACGCGATGCCTGCAGGTGCAGCAGTTCACCCGCCAAAGAATCTGGTTCAGTTAAAACAGCGCTGAGAAACGGCTGGGGCCCTGAGGCCCCCACAGCGGACTCACCGTGCTTGCAGCCCCGGCGCCACAACGCCCGCTGTCTTAACGGTCCTGAGGCACTCTCGTACACCAACGGGTGGGAGGTGGGTCTGGAGGGCTCTGCCGCAGAGACCGCCGAAGTCATCGCTCACCGCATGGGAGGGATGAAGCTGTCAGCCACCGTCATCTTCAACCCACGCTCCCCCAGCCTCACCGAGCTGGCAGTGgacaagctgctgctgccgcgGCCCGCCCCGTCCGAGGTGGAGCCTTGCGGCCCTCTGGTGGCCACTCACTGCCTGCTCAACTCCTGTGTGTGCTGCGGCACCTGCGACGATGCCCACGACGACATTATCGCCACGGAGACCAGCGGCCTGGCGAGTCTGGCTCTTGGCCTGGACAAGCGTTCAGAACCAAACGCTGTTATCCAGTCCTCAGCCAGACAGCTGCCTCCACATGAGGCCTTCGGTAAAGGACAGCTCCCCCGTCTGTCCCCGCGCTGCTCTGGAGAACCAGCCGGTGGGGAGGGCCACTCTCAGCTGTGTGAGAAGTGCCTGGTGATGACCCAGTGGCCAGGACGCCCCACTCTGGACCGCAGCCGAGGAGACGGAGTGTCGGCCTGTGgccaccagcagagggcagagAAGAGGCCACCGCTCAAGGAACTGGACAAGCAGGCTGGTAAAGAGTCCAGACAGGAGACCAAAGAGGAAAGCAGGAGGAGCTCCAG TTTCCAGAACTCCCCGTTGAGCTCTGTGTCTGGCAGTGACTGCGACAGCGTGTCGGTCACCACCTGTAGCCTGACCAGCAGCGCCTACAGTCCCAG CCCCCTCAGCAGTCTCACTCCCAGCTCGGGGATGTCCGAAGACCCGGATCACCACGAGATCCAGCTCGCCTTGCAGGACGCCAAGATTGCCGCCAGGAACAAGATCCGCTCGCgcttccacagcagcagcgACCTTATCCACCGTCTCTTTGTCTGCATATCAG GTGTTGCAGACCAGCTGCAGACCAATTACGCCAGCGACCTGCGCAGCATCCTGAAGACTCTGTTTGAGGTCATGGCCACCAAGTGTGACCAGGCAGAGAAGGAcaaggagaagaaga GCCCAGTCGTGCTCAGCTCGGTCCTGGAGGATTGCGCCCTCTGTCAGGAGACGGTTTCGTCGTCAGAATTGGCAGCTAAAGCTCGAGAGG ATCCTCCCGACTGGGTCCCAGACGaagcctgcagctgctgcaccaCCTGCAAGGCTCCGTTCACCGTCATCCGCCGGAAGCATCACTGTCGGAGCTGCGGGAAG ATCTTCTGCTCGCGCTGCTCCTCGCACTCTGCGCCGCTGCCGCGCTACGGTCAGGTGAAGCCGGTCCGGGTCTGCACTCACTGCTACATGTTCCACGTCACACCGTTCTACAGCGATAAAGCCGGAGTCTGA